The Clostridia bacterium genome contains the following window.
GTGCCTAATAGCCAATCATAGCAACTCCAGCCAGCCGACATTGTTAATTCTTTTCCGCTATCAATCCAACGGTCGGCAACGGTAAAGGCAATATCTGTTTCGGCAAGAGTTACTGCCACAATATAGTCCGAAATCATATAAAAATAAGCGCCTTCTATCCATCGGTTAAAATCTTCTTCTGCCATTTTCTTTGGCTCCGCTATCATGCCCGCTAAATACATGGCATCATAATTTCCTGTTGCATAAAGCTGCTCTGCCAAAGGCTGGTTGTATTTTATTTTCTTAAAAATCGGCTTCATAGCGCTTATGGTTACGCCAAAAATAGGCTCCTTAGCACCATTTCCCATGTAAATTTTTTTCGTACGTTCTGTACCAAGAGACCTTAGTTCGTCCATGATTTCGTTTAATTCCATTTGTAATATCTCCTTAAAATATTATAGTAAAATTCGTAACTTGATAATATCTACGGCATCGCTTCTTAATAGCTATTTATTAATATTAAGCTTCAAACGCCAGTTATTGCATCGCATGTAACTCCCTAGCGGGTATTCAAATTCATGTTCTGAGATAAAATCAAAGCCCAGCTTCTGACAGATTGCATTAGAGGCAAGATTATTGATTGAAGGAAAAGCGTGAATATATTCATACTTGTTCTCGGCAGTTGCTGCGTCTATTGCTAACTTGGCGGCACCTGTAGCTATCCCTTTCCCCTGATATGAAGGTAGGACGCTCCACCCTATTTCGTATATACCTTCGCAATTCCAAACTTTTTCCCAATAACCAATACAGCCGACTTCCTTCAAATCTGGATATAATATGATACTAAACATACATCCCTTATCGCCAAGCTCTAAATAACGTTTGTGACGACTCAAAACCTGTTCTTTGGTATCAGGTCCTCCAAGATATTCCATCATCTCTGGTTCGTTAATAACTCGTTTAGGTGCCAGGTGCAAAGGTTATTAGGTTACTGAAATCGATGATTGCAATAACCTAATAACCTCGGAGGCTGGCACTTATCTACTCTTTTCCTCTTTAGCTTTTTCCAGTATATTTTCTATAAAAGGATCTTTTTTTCTGGCATATCCATCTCTGTTATCAGCAAACTCACTTTCTAGACTTTCTTTTAAAATACTATATTCTTTTACTAATTCAAAATGATTATTTAGATAGTCTCTATACAAAATATGATTGGTCCATAATTCCCCATCAATTGGCTCTACATGTACATAATGAGTTCTTAATTCTCCGTTACCTTTCTTAAAAAAATGCCTACCCGGTATTTTCCCATCTCCATCATATATATAGCCTATTTTCTCTAATACAGATATCAATTTTTCACCATATTCAAGTGATTCTACTCCTATTGCAATATCAATTATTGGCTTGGCTGAACATCCTATAATAGATGTACTTCCAACATGTTGTATATTTACATTATATTCTTTTAAAGCCGTTTCCAACCTTATCCATTCCTTTTCAAATTCGTTTTTCCATTCCGGATTATATTTTTCTATTCTCACGGTTCCGCTTTTCAAGCCTAACATAAAAACCTCCATATATCGTGGTAGTAAATTATATAAATACCCAACACTTAAATAAATTCTGGGAACTTCCCATTATTAGCCTAATCAGAACAACTTGTCCATGATAATTGTATGGATAACTGGAAGCTCAGGTATTGCGTAACATAAGAATATAACGTATTATTGATTCGGAGCTTTGCGAAGAACTTGGCAAAAATTAAGCCTTTTGTTTGGAACACATGAATTAAATACATATATTCACTTCATGTATCATTATGTATATATGTATTTGGTGTTATCCTTGCAATTCCTCTTTTGGCTCTTCAACAGTTAGCTGAGTGGTTGATGAACTGCTCATATGTTTATTCATATAACGCATCAGCACTGCCAATAGTAAACCCATCACAATCGCCAAAATCCAATGGGCGGTAAAAATATCACTTTTATCCTTCAAAACGCCCATGATAGGTAAAATCAATGCAACAGTCAGATTGGAACATAGACTTTGGAAAGACAAGACCGTTGCCCTTTTATCCGATGGGATATATTTGTTCATATACTTGGATGTCACCGGACGGTAAAATCCTTTTGCGAATTGCTGCAACAGAATGAACAAAACGCCGACCCATATATGGAGGGAAGCAATAAAAACATAGGATACAATCAGCAATCCGCCGAGAACACCGAGGGTTCTAGATTTTGTCCAGTTTATAAAATCGTGACTGCGCTTTGAGGCGTATGCAGCTGCAATGTTGAAAACAAAGAACGTGATGCCGAAATAGCTGACCGGTATATGTACCGCCTCCATATAAGGCTGGACGTACCAAAATCCGGCGCGATAAAAGGTGTAGAAAAGCATCGTAAATAAGATCACAGATCGCAGTTTGGGATGCCGGACTGCATAAGATCCGCTCTCCCGAATCTGGTTAAAATAGGCACGCATTGGAGATGCAGACATGGTGAATGTAGGCATCTTGCTATCGCTAAGAGTTTCTTGCTCGCTTTCCACCCCGACTTGT
Protein-coding sequences here:
- a CDS encoding GNAT family N-acetyltransferase, with protein sequence MHLAPKRVINEPEMMEYLGGPDTKEQVLSRHKRYLELGDKGCMFSIILYPDLKEVGCIGYWEKVWNCEGIYEIGWSVLPSYQGKGIATGAAKLAIDAATAENKYEYIHAFPSINNLASNAICQKLGFDFISEHEFEYPLGSYMRCNNWRLKLNINK
- a CDS encoding GrpB family protein, giving the protein MLGLKSGTVRIEKYNPEWKNEFEKEWIRLETALKEYNVNIQHVGSTSIIGCSAKPIIDIAIGVESLEYGEKLISVLEKIGYIYDGDGKIPGRHFFKKGNGELRTHYVHVEPIDGELWTNHILYRDYLNNHFELVKEYSILKESLESEFADNRDGYARKKDPFIENILEKAKEEKSR
- a CDS encoding DNA alkylation repair protein — encoded protein: MELNEIMDELRSLGTERTKKIYMGNGAKEPIFGVTISAMKPIFKKIKYNQPLAEQLYATGNYDAMYLAGMIAEPKKMAEEDFNRWIEGAYFYMISDYIVAVTLAETDIAFTVADRWIDSGKELTMSAGWSCYDWLLGT
- a CDS encoding MFS transporter gives rise to the protein MHRNEKIYYWYSAFADLVILTPIIVLYLTAKGLSFTEILLIDSILAIAIFAFEVPTGALADKLGRKWCLVLGGILCCISLFIYIIGNRFAVFAFAEVLFGFGAAFKSGADSALIYDSLKLRQQEDRYLKVEGKARSFALYTLAFGSITAGFAYEINIHLPLIISIGFIAMSVLFALCFEEKQVGVESEQETLSDSKMPTFTMSASPMRAYFNQIRESGSYAVRHPKLRSVILFTMLFYTFYRAGFWYVQPYMEAVHIPVSYFGITFFVFNIAAAYASKRSHDFINWTKSRTLGVLGGLLIVSYVFIASLHIWVGVLFILLQQFAKGFYRPVTSKYMNKYIPSDKRATVLSFQSLCSNLTVALILPIMGVLKDKSDIFTAHWILAIVMGLLLAVLMRYMNKHMSSSSTTQLTVEEPKEELQG